A genomic region of Vitis vinifera cultivar Pinot Noir 40024 chromosome 7, ASM3070453v1 contains the following coding sequences:
- the LOC100257770 gene encoding U-box domain-containing protein 4 isoform X2, with product MEISLLKRLLNKISSFFLLSSHDNIDSEPVRKYYQKIEEILKLLKPILSTIIDSEIASDELLNKAFEELGRSVDDLQELFENCHPLMSKVYFVLQIELSISKIRTSGLEIFQQLKSSHQCLPDELSSASLETCIQKVKHMGYEQTSTILQEAIRNQVQGAGSSSESLMKLADCLSLRSNQELLIEAVALEKLKENAEQAEKTEEAEYIDQMITLATQMHDRFIITKQSQSCNPIPIPADFCCPLSLELMTDPVIVASGQTYERAFIRKWLDLGLTVCPKTRQTLAHTNLIPNYTVKALIANWCESNNVKLPDPVKSLNLNQSSPLLAHAEPGAPRDAHNVPHSRASQPMSPESTRFTGSPGNNLVSSGGIHREGTSPSHPRSRSEGSLSGVAGNGHGSDIEDRSMDSVGQPSTLPSRKESSNSTGADANLCRTASASTLPCNANSSEGTLGADIGVYSSDVSGEMTPEPQAAAANLTTPQREPDFPLRLETRARSQAMWRRPSERFVPRIVSSPTTETRADLSGVEAQVQRLVEDLKSESVETQREATSELRLLAKHNMDNRIVIANCGAISLLVNLLRSEDAKAQENAVTALLNLSINDNNKTAIANAQAIEPLIHVLQTGSPEAKENSAATLFSLSVIEDNKAAIGRSGAIAPLVELLGNGTPRGKKDAATALFNLSIFHENKTRIVQAGAVRHLVELMDPAAGMVDKAVAVLANLATITEGRHAIDQAGGIPVLVEVVELGSARGKENAAAALLQLCSNSSRSCIKVLQEGAVPPLVALSQSGTPRAKEKAQALLNCFRSRHAGRG from the exons ATGGAGATATCATTGTTAAAAAGGCTTCTAAACAAAATTtcctcatttttccttttatcatCTCATGACAACATAGATTCCGAACCTGTTCGGAAGTACTACCAGAAGATAGAAGAGATATTAAAGTTGTTGAAGCCAATACTTAGCACCATTATCGATTCTGAAATAGCTTCTGATGAACTGCTTAATAAGGCATTTGAAGAACTGGGTCGATCTGTTGATGACCTGCAGGAGCTCTTTGAAAACTGCCATCCACTGATgagtaaagtttatttt gTTCTGCAAATTGAACTATCGATATCAAAGATTAGAACTTCTGGCCTGGAAATTTTTCAGCAGCTTAAATCATCTCATCAATGCCTCCCTGATGAATTGAGTTCGGCATCTCTTGAG ACATGCATACAGAAAGTTAAGCACATGGGATATGAACAAACATCAACTATACTTCAAGAAGCAATAAGAAATCAAGTGCAGGGTGCCGGGTCCAGCTCAGAGAGCCTGATGAAACTTGCAGATTGCCTGAGCCTAAGGTCAAACCAGGAGCTTCTAATTGAGGCTGTGGCTCTGGAAAAGCTGAAGGAGAATGCTGAACAAGCTGAAAAAACTGAGGAAGCTGAATATATTGATCAAATGATTACTCTTGCTACCCAAATGCATGATCGTTTTATCATAACGAAACAGTCCCAGAGCTGTAATCCCATTCCAATACCGGCTGATTTCTGCTGTCCTCTCTCCCTTGAACTGATGACAGACCCTGTAATTGTGGCATCAGGGCAAACCTACGAGCGGGCTTTTATCAGGAAATGGCTTGATCTTGGGCTAACTGTTTGCCCTAAAACAAGGCAAACTCTGGCACACACCAACCTAATACCCAACTACACTGTAAAGGCTCTGATTGCAAATTGGTGTGAGTCTAACAATGTGAAGCTGCCTGACCCTGTAAAGTCTTTGAATTTAAATCAGTCCTCACCCCTTCTTGCCCATGCAGAGCCCGGTGCTCCAAGGGATGCACATAATGTTCCTCATTCCAGGGCCAGCCAACCAATGTCACCTGAGTCAACTCGCTTTACTGGTTCTCCTGGAAATAACTTAGTCTCATCTGGTGGAATCCATCGAGAAGGAACTTCTCCATCACATCCCCGTTCTCGCTCAGAGGGTTCCTTGTCCGGTGTAGCTGGAAATGGGCATGGGTCAGATATTGAAGACAGAAGTATGGATTCAGTTGGCCAGCCCTCTACATTACCATCAAGAAAAGAATCTTCTAATTCTACTGGGGCTGATGCAAATTTGTGTCGAACTGCCTCAGCCTCCACTTTGCCTTGTAATGCAAATTCTTCTGAAGGGACGCTAGGGGCTGATATTGGAGTCTACAGCAGTGATGTTTCTGGGGAGATGACTCCAGAGCCACAGGCTGCTGCTGCTAACTTGACAACCCCACAGAGAGAACCTGATTTTCCACTTCGGTTGGAGACAAGGGCTAGGAGCCAAGCAATGTGGCGCCGGCCATCAGAGAGGTTTGTTCCAAGGATAGTGTCTTCTCCAACTACTGAAACGAGAGCTGATCTTTCTGGCGTTGAAGCCCAAGTTCAGAGGCTGGTTGAGGACTTGAAGAGCGAGTCAGTTGAGACTCAAAGAGAGGCCACATCTGAACTTCGACTGCTTGCCAAGCACAACATGGATAATCGGATCGTAATTGCAAACTGTGGGGCCATAAGCCTGTTGGTTAATCTACTTCGTTCAGAGGATGCAAAGGCTCAGGAAAATGCCGTTACAGCACTTCTCAACTTATCTATCAATGACAATAACAAAACTGCAATTGCAAATGCTCAGGCAATCGAACCTTTGATTCATGTCCTGCAGACAGGGAGCCCCGAGGCTAAGGAGAATTCAGCTGCCACTCTTTTTAGCCTCTCAGTGATTGAGGATAACAAGGCCGCGATTGGCAGATCAGGAGCAATTGCACCTCTTGTTGAATTATTAGGCAACGGGACCCCTAGGGGAAAGAAAGATGCAGCCACAGCTTTATTTAATTTGTCAATATTTCATGAAAACAAGACCCGTATTGTGCAGGCTGGTGCTGTGAGGCATCTTGTCGAGTTGATGGACCCTGCAGCTGGAATGGTTGATAAGGCAGTTGCTGTTCTGGCTAATCTTGCTACTATTACTGAGGGGAGGCATGCGATTGATCAGGCAGGAGGGATCCCTGTTCTTGTTGAAGTTGTTGAATTAGGTTCTGCAAGAGGGAAGGAGAATGCAGCTGCTGCTCTTCTACAGCTGTGCTCAAACAGCAGTAGATCCTGTATTAAGGTGCTTCAGGAGGGAGCTGTCCCACCATTAGTGGCATTGTCGCAATCTGGCACCCCAAGAGCCAAGGAAAAG GCACAGGCACTTCTGAACTGCTTCAGAAGCCGTCATGCTGGTAGGGGgtga
- the LOC100257770 gene encoding U-box domain-containing protein 4 isoform X1: protein MEISLLKRLLNKISSFFLLSSHDNIDSEPVRKYYQKIEEILKLLKPILSTIIDSEIASDELLNKAFEELGRSVDDLQELFENCHPLMSKVYFVLQIELSISKIRTSGLEIFQQLKSSHQCLPDELSSASLETCIQKVKHMGYEQTSTILQEAIRNQVQGAGSSSESLMKLADCLSLRSNQELLIEAVALEKLKENAEQAEKTEEAEYIDQMITLATQMHDRFIITKQSQSCNPIPIPADFCCPLSLELMTDPVIVASGQTYERAFIRKWLDLGLTVCPKTRQTLAHTNLIPNYTVKALIANWCESNNVKLPDPVKSLNLNQSSPLLAHAEPGAPRDAHNVPHSRASQPMSPESTRFTGSPGNNLVSSGGIHREGTSPSHPRSRSEGSLSGVAGNGHGSDIEDRSMDSVGQPSTLPSRKESSNSTGADANLCRTASASTLPCNANSSEGTLGADIGVYSSDVSGEMTPEPQAAAANLTTPQREPDFPLRLETRARSQAMWRRPSERFVPRIVSSPTTETRADLSGVEAQVQRLVEDLKSESVETQREATSELRLLAKHNMDNRIVIANCGAISLLVNLLRSEDAKAQENAVTALLNLSINDNNKTAIANAQAIEPLIHVLQTGSPEAKENSAATLFSLSVIEDNKAAIGRSGAIAPLVELLGNGTPRGKKDAATALFNLSIFHENKTRIVQAGAVRHLVELMDPAAGMVDKAVAVLANLATITEGRHAIDQAGGIPVLVEVVELGSARGKENAAAALLQLCSNSSRSCIKVLQEGAVPPLVALSQSGTPRAKEKVAYYHWFCFSTLPYPKTELSFLLHSGTGTSELLQKPSCW from the exons ATGGAGATATCATTGTTAAAAAGGCTTCTAAACAAAATTtcctcatttttccttttatcatCTCATGACAACATAGATTCCGAACCTGTTCGGAAGTACTACCAGAAGATAGAAGAGATATTAAAGTTGTTGAAGCCAATACTTAGCACCATTATCGATTCTGAAATAGCTTCTGATGAACTGCTTAATAAGGCATTTGAAGAACTGGGTCGATCTGTTGATGACCTGCAGGAGCTCTTTGAAAACTGCCATCCACTGATgagtaaagtttatttt gTTCTGCAAATTGAACTATCGATATCAAAGATTAGAACTTCTGGCCTGGAAATTTTTCAGCAGCTTAAATCATCTCATCAATGCCTCCCTGATGAATTGAGTTCGGCATCTCTTGAG ACATGCATACAGAAAGTTAAGCACATGGGATATGAACAAACATCAACTATACTTCAAGAAGCAATAAGAAATCAAGTGCAGGGTGCCGGGTCCAGCTCAGAGAGCCTGATGAAACTTGCAGATTGCCTGAGCCTAAGGTCAAACCAGGAGCTTCTAATTGAGGCTGTGGCTCTGGAAAAGCTGAAGGAGAATGCTGAACAAGCTGAAAAAACTGAGGAAGCTGAATATATTGATCAAATGATTACTCTTGCTACCCAAATGCATGATCGTTTTATCATAACGAAACAGTCCCAGAGCTGTAATCCCATTCCAATACCGGCTGATTTCTGCTGTCCTCTCTCCCTTGAACTGATGACAGACCCTGTAATTGTGGCATCAGGGCAAACCTACGAGCGGGCTTTTATCAGGAAATGGCTTGATCTTGGGCTAACTGTTTGCCCTAAAACAAGGCAAACTCTGGCACACACCAACCTAATACCCAACTACACTGTAAAGGCTCTGATTGCAAATTGGTGTGAGTCTAACAATGTGAAGCTGCCTGACCCTGTAAAGTCTTTGAATTTAAATCAGTCCTCACCCCTTCTTGCCCATGCAGAGCCCGGTGCTCCAAGGGATGCACATAATGTTCCTCATTCCAGGGCCAGCCAACCAATGTCACCTGAGTCAACTCGCTTTACTGGTTCTCCTGGAAATAACTTAGTCTCATCTGGTGGAATCCATCGAGAAGGAACTTCTCCATCACATCCCCGTTCTCGCTCAGAGGGTTCCTTGTCCGGTGTAGCTGGAAATGGGCATGGGTCAGATATTGAAGACAGAAGTATGGATTCAGTTGGCCAGCCCTCTACATTACCATCAAGAAAAGAATCTTCTAATTCTACTGGGGCTGATGCAAATTTGTGTCGAACTGCCTCAGCCTCCACTTTGCCTTGTAATGCAAATTCTTCTGAAGGGACGCTAGGGGCTGATATTGGAGTCTACAGCAGTGATGTTTCTGGGGAGATGACTCCAGAGCCACAGGCTGCTGCTGCTAACTTGACAACCCCACAGAGAGAACCTGATTTTCCACTTCGGTTGGAGACAAGGGCTAGGAGCCAAGCAATGTGGCGCCGGCCATCAGAGAGGTTTGTTCCAAGGATAGTGTCTTCTCCAACTACTGAAACGAGAGCTGATCTTTCTGGCGTTGAAGCCCAAGTTCAGAGGCTGGTTGAGGACTTGAAGAGCGAGTCAGTTGAGACTCAAAGAGAGGCCACATCTGAACTTCGACTGCTTGCCAAGCACAACATGGATAATCGGATCGTAATTGCAAACTGTGGGGCCATAAGCCTGTTGGTTAATCTACTTCGTTCAGAGGATGCAAAGGCTCAGGAAAATGCCGTTACAGCACTTCTCAACTTATCTATCAATGACAATAACAAAACTGCAATTGCAAATGCTCAGGCAATCGAACCTTTGATTCATGTCCTGCAGACAGGGAGCCCCGAGGCTAAGGAGAATTCAGCTGCCACTCTTTTTAGCCTCTCAGTGATTGAGGATAACAAGGCCGCGATTGGCAGATCAGGAGCAATTGCACCTCTTGTTGAATTATTAGGCAACGGGACCCCTAGGGGAAAGAAAGATGCAGCCACAGCTTTATTTAATTTGTCAATATTTCATGAAAACAAGACCCGTATTGTGCAGGCTGGTGCTGTGAGGCATCTTGTCGAGTTGATGGACCCTGCAGCTGGAATGGTTGATAAGGCAGTTGCTGTTCTGGCTAATCTTGCTACTATTACTGAGGGGAGGCATGCGATTGATCAGGCAGGAGGGATCCCTGTTCTTGTTGAAGTTGTTGAATTAGGTTCTGCAAGAGGGAAGGAGAATGCAGCTGCTGCTCTTCTACAGCTGTGCTCAAACAGCAGTAGATCCTGTATTAAGGTGCTTCAGGAGGGAGCTGTCCCACCATTAGTGGCATTGTCGCAATCTGGCACCCCAAGAGCCAAGGAAAAGGTAGCTTATTATCATTGGTTTTGCTTTTCCACTCTTCCTTACCCTAAAACTGAGCTGAGTTTTTTGTTGCATTCAGGCACAGGCACTTCTGAACTGCTTCAGAAGCCGTCATGCTGGTAG